aagaagaagaagaagaagaagaaggagaagaagaagaagaagaagaagtgaacTTCAAATAATTGGATGATGCCTTTATTCAAAATGTGAAATGTTGAACACTCAATCGCTTCCatactgcgtgtgtgtgtgtgtttgtgtgttacctTTTTGAGCTCCATCTTTAGATGAAACGGACTGATTTCACGCTGGAACAGCGATTTCTTAAAGCGGTCTATTGCTCGCCGTGAAAAACTGGTCTGGGGTCCAGGTGGAAGCTGATCACAAagtaattcattaattattcttGAAGTTACCTCAGGATTAACACCATAAACTCAgtttttcatcattttcataCTAGAGTGTATTTAAATCTGGACCATCTGTTACGTCCTGAGAATTTAAAGCCTTTCAATGTTTGCTGCACTAAACTGCTACCTGAGTGATGAATATGATTTTATGGAGCAGTTCGAGAAGCCGTAGGTTGGGATCGTCGATCTGACGGACTTTCCTTTGGGATACACAGATAGCTGCTGATCCTACATTAGATCAAACACACATCAAAACAACTGTACAAAAGTActgttaataaaaatgattttaaaggtGGAGTTGGTCTTTCTTTAAAAGTGTTGATATACAATTAATAGTGACATTTCAAATATAACGTAATAAAACTGTCAATCATGCTTAAAGGTTAAATATATGGTTAAATACGGTTAGTTGGCTTGTATTTTATTGTCTGTGGACATTTTTCTGGTCCAGAAATTAACTCTGCTTTCAGTTGCGTTAAAGCTTCAAAGCTTTTAATACTTTTCCAAGGCTTACAAACTGCCCCTTTaaggcattattattattgcagtaAATTGAGTGTCAGTGCAATGTACCTGGTCGAGCTTTAGGCTTTAAAAAGTCTCCACTAAAATACAAGAAAAAGATTACATGTAAGAAAGGAGTAAAGCACACAAATGAGAGCTgttctaggaaaataatccactgcTGAATCAGTGATGATcgttttcctgtaacagcactgCGTTATTCTAAAACCTGTTAATATTACAGGGTTTTTGATTCACTTATGTCTTACTTTTTTATCGGTTTATAGTTATATCATAACTGTAATAACTAATCACCCAGTTTCATGATTAATGAACTGAACTCAGTGTAATATTCGAaagtattcataaaaaaaaaacaaagaaaaaaaataacatactAACATACCCAGGTCGGCTTTGGTCATCAGGGAGAGATGAGCTGTCAGGGCTCTTGGCTGAGCACATACATTACAGGAAAATAGTTAAATCATTTCTGGAGAAATGTGAGTTTGATAAAGgtttagaaatgaataaatgacttACTTCGATGTTGGTGTTGATGTAACTGAGCCGAGGCTGAACTCGGGACAGAGTCAGATGTGGAGACACgacttgtgtgaaaatctgtgtgaatgtaaaatcttattatattaaatgaacaagatcttattatattatactaacaaACCCCAAGACTTATTATTTAATCAAGCATCGACAGCATCTCGGGTCCACTGTAGGCTCTTTGAGCTTTCagttctgctctgtgtttggATCCATTTTGGATGAAACATgtaatattttgaaaatatataataaagactGCATTATGAATATTCAAAATCATATCCATTAACGTTtttaggactttttttttaaagagtcaTTTACTAACCTTGCACGTTAGTCTCTCCGTCTAACGAGTCTGAGAAACTTTGGTCCTGTGTCTCAGATTGCTGATCGTGTTGATCAACCAGCAGCTCGTCATTAAAGTCCATTCCCTGGGACAATTCAGAAGATAAACAGTATTAGTCTTAATGTCTGATAATAAAGCACTAAAATGTTGTTTCTGTAACATTAGATAAGGTCATCTGCCGTTTATGGATAGTATAAAACAATAGCTGTGTTTGGTCAGAACGTTAGAAGAAGAAAGtgtaggaggaaaaaaaaaagaggtataATCTGTATTCGGTCTGATGTGTTGAATGGACCTGAGGCGGCCTGCAGCTTGTGAGCTTCAGGCGGTTGCTTTCAATGCAGTATTTCTGCGCTCGCCTCCTGTCGCGCTCGGCTCTCTTCTCCAGCGCGTTATGTGAGGTGTTCACACCGTCCAGGAACTTCATCATCAGGTCACAGATTCTGGAGCTGACCTCAACGATGTCAGGCCGCAAATCCGCATTCGGCGTCAGGCACCTTccgagagtgagtgaatgagagagtaaataaatagatagacagacagacagtaaataACTATACCATATGGACAGTCTCACCATTTAATCATGTCCGTAACTCTTTCTGAAAAGGCTGCGTTCTTCACTGGCTCAAATTCCGCCTCTACGATCTAAAACAGAACCGAGACAAGGTTTTAAAAGTTTAGGAAGAataggaataaaaacagaatgtaaaaaaagGACTAAGTATATCAGGTTATAAGCCTAAGGCTGTAGTCAAGACCAGAGCTGAGTCTTATGCTTTAAGAGTTTTGAGGCCAAGTCGAGAGTGAACAGAAATGAAACCAAGACTGAGTAAAGATTGAAATCGAGTCAATTTCTCATCCTGTCATTGGTAGCCAAGATAAACATCTAATTAATACTTTATActtaataattaaatactttCGGATAGTTTGCTTTACTCATATATTCCACCAGTGCTTGTCCTGTTACTTAGAACAATTACTGTTCTAAATGTAGTATATATTTGTGgcttatactatatatatataagatgccaatcaacctaccatgcatgtctttggaccgggggaggaaaccggagtacctggaggaaacccccgaggcacggggagaacatgcaaactccacacacacaaggcggaggcgggaatcgaaccccgaccctggaggtgtgaggcgaacgtgctaaccactaagtcaccttgtccccatatatatatatatatatatataaaatgcagtTATGGACCTTGtattataatgtaaatgttagtaACTGAATTTAAGATTTATGCTACTGCCCTCTGTATACTAACCCCTTACCTGCTTCCCATTATCGCCTTCATAAGTGCTtctaatttctatttatttatatcctgCCAGCACTGAGTGTGTCATAAATCTTTCCCCTTGGGTCAAGGAGAAATGCAATTTCATCTCATTGTGCACTGCAGCTTGTAACTGATGACAGTAAAGATCTACTTTAACTAACTTCTTGTAATTCAATGTGTAGTCTAATAAAACTGGTGAAAATCCCacttaaaaaaagcaaagaacaCCTCTTTTATGCTTAGATGGAGTCTAATAATGAACAGGCTGCTATTCTGAACATCCTTTAGGTTAGTAGGAAGTGGCAAAACAGTGTGAACACATGTGGAAGTAAAAATGCAGTCCACTCAAATAAACTGCTTAGAGAAGCGTTTAGACTAAACTTTGTGACCTTGGTGGCGAGCGAGAGCATGTTGTTGCTGTAGAAAGGAGGCTGAAGGGTAACCATCTGGTACAGGACGCAGCCGCCGGCCCACACGTCAGCCTTCTCTCCGTACGGCTCACTTTTCACGATCTCGGGACTGAGACAAAGCGAGACAGCGAAGAAATAAATCCTTCCTTAAGAACGTACAGAATTCTACATTCATCCTGTATATAGTTTGGCATAAATTAGGAGATTGAGCATCCACACATTAGAGAATATagccacacaacacacaccaggagTAGAGAATGGTCCCGACAACCGATGTTAGCTTGCTGGTTTCTTGTTTCTGCTTCGCGAGACCGAAATCAGCTGAAAAACAAtggtttggggttttttttttttttttggtgctgaAATCTACAATAGCTTTTAAGAAACAGCTGATTTTtggtacttttttttataactttttataAAGATTTTCTTAATAGGtattaagattaaaaaaaaaaagaatgtataCAGATACTATAGTGGGTACTATAGTATACtgagtctggctcctctcaaggtttcttcctcacgtcatctcagggagtttttccacaCCACCGTCACCttcagcttgctcattagagataaatagttcttatacttatgtaaagctgctatgaGACAATGGCTATTCAAATAACAATGgctattcaaataaattgaattgaagttgAGTATTCCAGGGTAGCTATAAAACATACtttcaattaaattattaatcctttccattttaaaaattgtacatAGCGACAGAACAGCTGCAGGAACCGTTTAATACAAGGCTGCTCTAAACACATATCCATGGTCATTTTTTCTGGTTAGATGAAATTTGGAAGTTGTTATGATTGTATGGTATGGCGATGTATCCTAtattagaaatgtttgtgtgtgtgtgtgtgtgtgtgtgtgtgttttactgactGATGGTgactttatctctctctcccagcaTGATGTTATTAGGAGTCAGGTCTCTGTGGACGATCCTTTTCTCCTTGTGTAAGTATCTTAACGCCAGACACATCTGTGGAGCACAAATTCTaacattttatcatttcatcatttcagaATCTTGGGAGAAATTCAAATGgtactttattttcattcttaacTTTATAATAGAACAATAAAGTCCTGTTATAGATGCTTTGGGGGAATTTGAGCCCAGATTTATGAGCTTATGAGCTTCTAAAACACAAATGTCTTTCTAATCTATCACACACAAATGACCCAAACCAAGCCGGTGAAGATTTATAGTCCGGAAAGTCTTATAATAATCGATGTCCAGTAATAGAGCATTATAAGTTTATAACATGGTCATGATAGGTGTCTTGATGTCAGATGCATCTAGAATATTAAGAGGATCATACACAATATTTGTGATTTTCATTGTGTGATATAAAATGTTACATCATCAGTGTTAAAAATGTGTCATGTTGACATTATGACGATGGCAGTGCAGTTgtagcactcactcactcactcactcattcattttctaccgcttatccgaactacttcgggtcacggggagcctgtgcctatctcaggcgtcatcgggcatcaaggcaggatacaccttggacggagtgccaacccattgcagggcacacacacactctcattcactcacacaccacggacaattttccagagatgccaatcaacctaccatgcatgtctttggactgggggagaaaaccagagtacccggaggaaacccccgaggcacgggagaacatgcaaactccacatacacaaagcagaggcgggaatcgaaccccgaccctagaggtgtttggcgaacgtgctacccactaagccaccatgcccccccgcAGTTgtagcatttcttttttttttccccaaatacATTCTCGATAAACTGGTAACAGTCAAACTTCCAttacaaacaattaaatatttttttcccatttttttaaatgttaaaattgtaTAATTCATATAATAAAATTGCACGCTTTCTATCCATTCttataaacattttcaaatttaAGCCATTAATCTCTACAATTTCTGAAGAATTCTATAATCAGTCACTGGTCTTGTGATGGAGGTAAATCTCTTCACTTAGAACCTCCATCGGTTCTTGTCATAGGATCACCTGAATGAAAATGTTCCACACTCGTTCTTCTGTGAatgtctgttgtttttctttcaagGAGTTGAAGTGCTCGGCAAGCGGCGCGCCTTCGACCAGCTCCATCACGATATACAGCCTGTCGCCTGGGACACAAGTGCATTCTGAGTAAAAACACTGATGATGGCAACCTGATAAAATGACTGATATCTACATACTGGCCATATTACCATTAATCAGGAGTTACTATTAAGAACAGACTACGTGATCTAAATCATTGTTTAGACAGAATTTTAAACCAGTGATTTTTAAGCCatatacatagagagagagagagagagagagagagagagaaagagagagagaaagagagagagaaagcattaAACACCAAATAGCTTGATTTTGTAATAACTAAatcgtgaaaataaaaatcagaaaagtatccacaacagacagacagacagacagacagataaatagatagatagatagatagatttttaaaaatactttatttatttatttatttatttatttatttatttatttatttatttattttttttttagataggTTTTAAAATAAGCAACAAAAATACTTACATTCTAAAAATGTCTTGATGTATTTCACAATGTTTGGGTGTGTCATCTAAAAATCAAGTAAAAACATATGACAATTTAGcgtgtttttgttaataatgttttttttttccctctaacgTCCACAATTAAGTCACAAAGTTCAGTAATGCAATGTAGCATTATGAGCACAAGGGGGCAGTAAAGACGACATATACGACAACTACTACTGTATATTCCACACTTGTGAGtacatgccatttttttttctgtacctGCTCCTTAATTATGGTGAGTTCCGATACTATTTTCTCCACGTTGGTGTCTCTGGATTTTTTGTCGTGGCCGAAAGCAGGATTGTGGAGGTTCACTTCCTTCAGTGCCAAACAGTTTTGCGCTCCCTGTTTGCGGACCTTTAAAAAGAGAAGATAATAAATCTGTCTGTGTAATatgatatatgtatatgtacaaaaatatctatatatcgTGTAGCTTATTGTCATTATATCTAATCTGCATGGCACATTAGACGACATGAGCTGTCTCTAAGTGTATGGTTCTGTAATggttcaaattcaaatttcatttgtcacataaacaacTATAAACTTTATCGATCCCGGtcataaaaataatctaaacaAGAATTGGAAAATAATacgaataaaataaagaacagaaaaatacTAAGAGGAGAACTTCAATTAAAcgacaataaataaacaaaatttgtGATACAGGTGGAAAAGGGAAGATAGtgtatgaaaaaatataaaaatggatATATGAATAATCAATATTGCGATTTTTGTTCTAACACTGGTTTCATGGCTGATACGTGACTCCATGTAAAAGTGCTTCACCTTGAAAACAGTGCCGAAGGCTCCACTGCCCAGAGGATCGAGAACGGAGTAGCCGTTAATCACTTTGAGAGGAGGACGGTTCTGATTCACTGCTTCGATCCTTTCCTTCAGTCCGTCCAAATCTTCTGTCTGCAGACAAGAAAGTGCTTCAAAATCAAGTTGGCTATTAATGACACGCAAGATGCATTATGGTGGACACCTAGTGAACATCTAAATGCATTACaagagaaaagacaaaacaagatAAGAGAAGATACgaaaacattacacaaaataaaacaagacaagacaggacaataAAGGCcaagataagacaagacaacaagataagataagataagataagataagataagataagataagataagataagataagataagataaggcaagataagataagacaagataagataagataagataagataagataaggcaagataagataagataagataagacaagGCAAGATAAGATAAGGCAAGGTAAGACAGGAGAAGATACGATCAGGCAAAAtaagacaagacaggacaagataagatatacaagacaggacaacaagataatataagataaggtaagataatataaaacaagataagataagataagataagacaagataaggTAACCCTAAAAAGAAAGTCTATAATATGGGGCAAATCCTAACAGACATAGAAGAGTAGACACATTAATGGCTTACCAAAAGCACCGAGATTCTTTCCTGCAGAGGAACATATGCTGCAATGTCTCTGATATAATGCCCGATATCTATAAACATCTCAAACAGTTCTGGAGGGAAGAGTCTGcatgaacaaataaacatataacctccagtaaaaaaaaaagcacataatAAGATGCACTGTTATCATTTATACCTTTTAAAAAGGTGTCTGTTCCGCTCCATACTGAACAGGAAGCGCAGAGTCCGGAAAGCGTAACacttaaataaaacatctaGATGTTAGCAATAACAAATGCTTTGTTTCATAAAGTATAACCTAAAAAAGCttatttaaagtatatttactgtatatacctgTAGGGACGCTGACTTGGGTCCATGTGGCAGGATCAGTTTGCCTAATATGTACACACCGTTTTCCTGGGAAGGGAAAGAAGATCGACTAGAGCTAATATCTTAGCGCTTAGTTCTAATGTCTTTATAGCTTCAGCACAGTGGAAAAGATAGCGGGTGGACATGATGACATTTCGGTTACCTGCACCACATGGTGGGCCGCTGCGTCATCCAGCACCAGCTCTGTTATCGCAGCACAGCATGCTAGCAACAGCGACAAAGTTGAGCGTTACTAAAACTCCTCAGATTCATTAACACAGATGTAAAGCAGTTTGATATTTTTTCTTGCTGTTCACTACACAGTTGGCAGTGAAATTAGGCCAATGTGTGCAGGAAGTGAACTACTGTAGGTAGGAGGTTAAGTATGCATGGgtgcataagtgtgtgtgtgtgtgtgtgtatgtgtgtgtgtgtgagagtgtgtgtgtactggagcGCACCGGCATGCAGGGCCAGCGTGTTCTCTTCAGCCTCGTGTGGACTCAGGTCCTCACATACGTTCTGTGTGTGCAGTCGGCCAGCAGCGTTAGCACTGGAGATCTTCGCTATGGACGAGCGATCAGACACGTATGCTCGCTCtctacacagaaacacacacgcacaccaaaATCacgtatatattttattctagcGATCGTCAATATTGATTGACAGGATCCTTCGCAGATAGTCCATCACTGAATTAAAATCAA
This genomic stretch from Tachysurus fulvidraco isolate hzauxx_2018 chromosome 25, HZAU_PFXX_2.0, whole genome shotgun sequence harbors:
- the nek10 gene encoding serine/threonine-protein kinase Nek10 isoform X1; its protein translation is MPPPDRRAKTLDRPFPKPKDKELLDLRRILSFVSAPFPLQQSTGNQSKGRKPHNSPPQLNDYRKHTRSTAAEAVELEKFSMKYREQRRFSGHPHHSLFSDIFTALIKNRLNCSEWLDHSSSENILRVLICLRLLIREPHYQKVFHELHGLIHLIKHMESVSSAYLENKEHALDTEQLVTMTYVCQKLAMDEEQRTWLTDCEAHKILGKLLSARDSNVLLGALLALTTLAESPECKEKIGELSIVENLLVILQEYDMLSKRLSAELLRLLCPVPTVREQVCKCDGIPVLLSMLHADHLKLLWSTVWVLVQLCQDPEGSANIRSWGGIQQLLRILNGERAYVSDRSSIAKISSANAAGRLHTQNVCEDLSPHEAEENTLALHAACCAAITELVLDDAAAHHVVQENGVYILGKLILPHGPKSASLQCYAFRTLRFLFSMERNRHLFKRLFPPELFEMFIDIGHYIRDIAAYVPLQERISVLLTEDLDGLKERIEAVNQNRPPLKVINGYSVLDPLGSGAFGTVFKVRKQGAQNCLALKEVNLHNPAFGHDKKSRDTNVEKIVSELTIIKEQMTHPNIVKYIKTFLECDRLYIVMELVEGAPLAEHFNSLKEKQQTFTEERVWNIFIQMCLALRYLHKEKRIVHRDLTPNNIMLGERDKVTITDFGLAKQKQETSKLTSVVGTILYSCPEIVKSEPYGEKADVWAGGCVLYQMVTLQPPFYSNNMLSLATKIVEAEFEPVKNAAFSERVTDMIKWCLTPNADLRPDIVEVSSRICDLMMKFLDGVNTSHNALEKRAERDRRRAQKYCIESNRLKLTSCRPPQGMDFNDELLVDQHDQQSETQDQSFSDSLDGETNVQDFHTSRVSTSDSVPSSASAQLHQHQHRTKSPDSSSLPDDQSRPGGDFLKPKARPGSAAICVSQRKVRQIDDPNLRLLELLHKIIFITQLPPGPQTSFSRRAIDRFKKSLFQREISPFHLKMELKKVLQGSQEVVELGSGGRDWWSMVQSGRAETHGELGYSSPQEGITYEQVQVMIEEALEQSAYYSTHLARSESETGNSRTASL
- the nek10 gene encoding serine/threonine-protein kinase Nek10 isoform X2; this encodes MPPPDRRAKTLDRPFPKPKDKELLDLRRILSFVSAPFPLQQSTGNQSKGRKPHNSPPQLNDYRKHTRSTAAEAVELEKFSMKYREQRRFSGHPHHSLFSDIFTALIKNRLNCSEWLDHSSSENILRVLICLRLLIREPHYQKVFHELHGLIHLIKHMESVSSAYLENKEHALDTEQLVTMTYVCQKLAMDEEQRTWLTDCEAHKILGKLLSARDSNVLLGALLALTTLAESPECKEKIGELSIVENLLVILQEYDMLSKRLSAELLRLLCPVPTVREQVCKCDGIPVLLSMLHADHLKLLWSTVWVLVQLCQDPEGSANIRSWGGIQQLLRILNGERAYVSDRSSIAKISSANAAGRLHTQNVCEDLSPHEAEENTLALHAACCAAITELVLDDAAAHHVVQENGVYILGKLILPHGPKSASLQCYAFRTLRFLFSMERNRHLFKRLFPPELFEMFIDIGHYIRDIAAYVPLQERISVLLTEDLDGLKERIEAVNQNRPPLKVINGYSVLDPLGSGAFGTVFKVRKQGAQNCLALKEVNLHNPAFGHDKKSRDTNVEKIVSELTIIKEQMTHPNIVKYIKTFLECDRLYIVMELVEGAPLAEHFNSLKEKQQTFTEERVWNIFIQMCLALRYLHKEKRIVHRDLTPNNIMLGERDKVTITDFGLAKQKQETSKLTSVVGTILYSCPEIVKSEPYGEKADVWAGGCVLYQMVTLQPPFYSNNMLSLATKIVEAEFEPVKNAAFSERVTDMIKWCLTPNADLRPDIVEVSSRICDLMMKFLDGVNTSHNALEKRAERDRRRAQKYCIESNRLKLTSCRPPQGMDFNDELLVDQHDQQSETQDQSFSDSLDGETNVQDFHTSRVSTSDSVPSSASAQLHQHQHRTKSPDSSSLPDDQSRPGGDFLKPKARPGSAAICVSQRKVRQIDDPNLRLLELLHKIIFITQLPPGPQTSFSRRAIDRFKKSLFQREISPFHLKMELKKVLQGSQEVVELGSGGRDWWSMVQSGRAETHGELGYSSPQEGITYEQVMIEEALEQSAYYSTHLARSESETGNSRTASL